From a single Gimesia fumaroli genomic region:
- a CDS encoding VWA domain-containing protein — protein sequence MRKLFRIAALILFTFCLSTQKSQAKEKPQPAQPSVELAILLDTSGSMSGLINQARTQLWKIVNELATAKQNGKIPVMKVALYEYGKSSLPASEGYLRQIVPLTENLDQISEELFALKTNGGEEYCGQVIQAATNGLLWSENHDCLKMIFIAGNEGFSQGKVDYKVACPNAVQKGITVNTIFCGPEQTGIQTGWKEGALLADGSYLSINQGLEIVTPATPYDKKLNELSRGINKTYLFYGSQEEQKKSTTSQSAADSLSQEAAPASGAERAAFKGSGRYRAKGDLIEALAGKKVKLQDLNEAELPAELKKLSPEEREAYISEKQKERKQIQLLIQELTKKRKQFIAAEMKKQKNQAQDNTFDAAVIRVIRSQAKKKNFQFESE from the coding sequence ATGCGCAAACTGTTTCGAATTGCAGCGTTAATTCTATTTACTTTTTGTCTGTCGACCCAAAAAAGTCAGGCGAAAGAAAAGCCACAGCCAGCACAACCTTCAGTCGAATTGGCGATACTGCTTGATACGAGTGGCAGTATGAGTGGATTGATCAATCAGGCACGCACACAACTCTGGAAGATTGTCAACGAACTGGCCACCGCGAAACAAAACGGGAAGATTCCCGTGATGAAAGTCGCTTTGTATGAATATGGGAAGAGCAGTCTGCCTGCCAGTGAAGGCTACTTGCGGCAAATTGTGCCGTTGACGGAAAATCTGGACCAGATTTCGGAGGAACTGTTCGCATTAAAAACCAATGGCGGTGAAGAATATTGTGGTCAGGTCATCCAGGCAGCTACGAATGGCCTGCTATGGAGTGAAAACCATGACTGTTTGAAAATGATCTTTATCGCCGGGAATGAAGGCTTCAGTCAGGGGAAAGTGGACTATAAAGTGGCCTGTCCGAATGCCGTCCAGAAAGGGATCACCGTCAACACCATTTTCTGCGGCCCCGAACAAACGGGGATCCAGACGGGGTGGAAAGAAGGAGCATTACTGGCAGACGGTTCTTATCTGAGTATCAATCAGGGATTAGAAATTGTGACACCTGCCACACCTTATGATAAGAAACTGAATGAATTAAGCCGGGGAATCAACAAGACCTATCTCTTTTATGGCTCTCAGGAAGAACAGAAAAAATCCACCACCAGTCAGTCAGCAGCAGATTCTTTATCTCAGGAAGCAGCTCCTGCATCTGGTGCAGAACGTGCGGCTTTTAAAGGCTCAGGCCGGTATCGTGCCAAAGGCGATTTGATCGAAGCACTAGCTGGTAAGAAGGTCAAACTTCAGGATCTGAACGAAGCAGAACTCCCAGCCGAACTGAAAAAACTGTCACCTGAAGAACGAGAAGCTTATATCAGTGAGAAGCAAAAAGAGCGAAAGCAAATTCAGTTACTGATTCAGGAGCTGACTAAAAAACGAAAACAGTTTATCGCAGCCGAAATGAAAAAACAGAAAAATCAGGCACAGGATAATACATTCGATGCCGCCGTGATTCGAGTGATTCGTTCCCAGGCAAAGAAAAAGAATTTCCAGTTTGAGTCAGAATAA
- a CDS encoding GNAT family N-acetyltransferase, with product MTSQHQITAVTPADYPRALEVWESSVRATHDFLTEADIHLLKPLVYDQCLIKMPLVCIRDETDSVIGFLGVDAPKIEALFIEPDWRGKGLGRQLVDYAIKNLEAELVDVNEQNVKALGFYLHLGFEVVHRSERDGFGKPFPLLHLKLPG from the coding sequence ATGACTTCTCAACATCAGATTACAGCTGTCACTCCTGCTGACTATCCCCGTGCATTAGAAGTCTGGGAATCTTCCGTAAGGGCCACGCATGACTTTCTGACAGAAGCAGACATCCATTTGCTCAAGCCACTCGTATATGATCAGTGTCTGATAAAAATGCCTCTTGTCTGTATCCGCGATGAAACAGACTCAGTCATTGGTTTTTTGGGCGTAGATGCACCAAAAATTGAAGCTTTATTTATCGAACCTGACTGGCGGGGAAAAGGTCTGGGACGCCAACTGGTGGATTATGCAATCAAGAATCTGGAGGCGGAACTGGTCGATGTGAATGAGCAGAACGTAAAGGCGCTTGGCTTCTATCTACATCTGGGATTTGAAGTCGTACATCGCTCTGAACGTGACGGTTTTGGAAAACCGTTTCCCTTATTGCATCTGAAACTACCAGGCTGA
- a CDS encoding ion transporter: MSDPKPAQEKKPQTWREQMYEIIFEADTPAGKLFDVVLLIAILVSILVIMLESVKSLDAKYDRQFSIAEWFFTILFTIEYVARIICARRPLRYIFSFYGLVDLLSILPTYLIFLASVDTVDMQRLGVIRALRLLRVFRIFKLGHMLTGASELRHAIWTSRSKIIVFLTTVLIAVVIEGAALHLVEDNAQREAKLNGFDSIPESMYWAIVTMTTVGYGDITPITPLGKCLAAMIMFFGYSLIIVPTGIVTAELAHSGSKSDSSRITTQVCPECMKEGHDSNAIFCKYCGSRLN; the protein is encoded by the coding sequence ATGTCAGATCCAAAACCTGCTCAAGAAAAGAAACCTCAAACCTGGCGCGAGCAGATGTATGAGATAATCTTTGAAGCAGATACCCCTGCCGGAAAACTGTTTGATGTTGTGCTGCTGATTGCCATTTTAGTGAGCATTCTGGTGATCATGCTCGAGAGCGTCAAATCGTTAGATGCGAAGTATGATCGCCAATTTAGTATTGCCGAATGGTTCTTCACGATTCTTTTTACCATCGAATATGTCGCGCGGATCATCTGTGCCCGTCGACCGCTTCGGTATATCTTCAGCTTCTATGGTCTCGTGGATTTGTTGTCGATTCTTCCCACCTATCTGATTTTTCTGGCATCGGTCGATACAGTGGATATGCAGCGACTGGGGGTCATTCGAGCGTTGCGGCTGCTGCGTGTGTTCCGAATCTTCAAGTTGGGGCATATGCTGACCGGTGCGTCGGAATTACGCCATGCCATCTGGACCAGTCGTTCAAAAATTATTGTGTTTTTGACAACGGTCCTGATTGCCGTCGTTATTGAAGGGGCTGCGTTACATTTAGTGGAGGATAATGCCCAAAGAGAGGCTAAATTAAATGGTTTTGATTCGATTCCCGAAAGCATGTACTGGGCGATCGTCACGATGACAACCGTCGGTTATGGTGACATCACACCGATCACCCCTTTAGGGAAATGTCTGGCGGCCATGATTATGTTTTTTGGATACAGTCTGATTATTGTTCCTACAGGAATTGTGACAGCCGAGCTCGCACATTCGGGATCGAAATCGGACTCATCTCGAATTACGACTCAGGTATGTCCGGAATGCATGAAAGAAGGGCACGATTCCAATGCGATTTTCTGTAAATATTGTGGATCGCGCCTGAACTGA